A window from Candidatus Aegiribacteria sp. encodes these proteins:
- a CDS encoding class I SAM-dependent methyltransferase: protein MMKRASERKHWDDFWKRDRDLDEIYDNDGRIPEEILKRMDIRDAIVMEVGAATARDSVVLAENGAVSVALDYSHEALRLAHLAAQRAEATLLLVCGDALALPFKENSIDLVFHQGVLEHFRDPALLLNENARVLKRNGTVLVDVPQTLHVYTVIKKTLIAFNAWFAGWETQFTPQSLSRLLEEAGLEPTGVYGRFFSPSLAYRIFREFLMKAGIKLPLRPVLIPPVHRFRSRIRKYIENSPPGPNLGYIVGVFATKKDSR, encoded by the coding sequence ATGATGAAAAGAGCATCTGAGCGAAAGCACTGGGACGATTTCTGGAAAAGGGATCGGGACCTTGACGAGATCTACGATAACGATGGACGTATACCTGAAGAAATTCTCAAGCGGATGGACATCAGAGATGCCATTGTAATGGAGGTTGGTGCCGCAACTGCGAGGGACAGTGTTGTCCTCGCGGAAAACGGAGCCGTTTCTGTAGCGCTTGATTATTCCCACGAAGCCCTCAGACTAGCTCATCTGGCAGCTCAAAGGGCTGAAGCAACTCTTCTTCTCGTCTGCGGCGATGCTCTAGCATTGCCCTTTAAAGAGAATTCCATCGATCTTGTTTTTCATCAGGGTGTACTGGAGCATTTCCGCGATCCTGCGCTGCTCCTGAATGAAAACGCTAGAGTACTGAAAAGGAACGGTACTGTACTGGTCGATGTTCCTCAGACACTCCATGTCTATACGGTAATCAAGAAAACACTGATAGCTTTCAATGCATGGTTCGCCGGGTGGGAGACCCAGTTCACTCCGCAAAGTCTCTCAAGACTGCTTGAGGAAGCAGGACTTGAACCCACCGGTGTCTACGGAAGATTCTTCTCGCCATCTCTCGCGTACAGGATATTCAGAGAGTTTCTCATGAAGGCGGGTATAAAACTTCCTTTAAGGCCTGTTCTAATTCCACCAGTTCACAGATTTCGAAGCAGAATCAGAAAGTACATTGAGAATTCCCCTCCCGGTCCGAACCTGGGTTACATAGTGGGTGTCTTCGCAACAAAGAAAGACAGCCGCTGA